The stretch of DNA TATGGGTGGCGGGCAAGATAGTGGGCAACGTATAGTTGAGCAGTCGATGCTTCAGCTGGCTGGCTGGCTCAAAGATCAGGTGGAGGCCGATACGCCTGCGCTTATGATCTGTGGAGCATATCAGCTCTTGGGTAGGTACTTCGAAACCCATGAAGGCAATCATATACAGGGTGTAGATATCTTTGATGCGCATACGGTTGCCGGCGATAAGCGACTTATCGGAAATGTTCGTGTGCAGACTGAGCAGTTTGGGGAATTGATAGGTTTTGAGAATCATTCAGGCAAGACATATCTTGGACCAACCGCGCAGGCGCTCGGCAGGACACGTAGAGGATCAGGTAATAATGGCAGCGACAGAACAGAGGGGATTGTACATCGAAATTTTGTGGGCACCTACTTGCATGGGCCAATCTTGCCTAAGAATCCGCAGCTCGCAGATTGGCTCATAAGTCGTGCGGCCAATATGTCGCATACAGAATTAGCGCAATTCGAGGATAGTTTTGTAGTTCAAGCGCGAGCGATTGCAGCGCGCCGCCCTCGCTAGTGTTCGCGCAGAAAATCGTAGTATTCACTTATTATTTCTACTATAATTTCAGATAAGATACTGGTTTTTGTCTAAAAAAAGTGTACACTAATGAGTAAGGAATGTAAGAGAGGGTAAAACAACGTGCCACTTGACTCGCTATTTGGTTCAAAGACCCGAGTAAAATTATTGAGCCTTTTTTATAACAACCCAGAGCGCCCATTTTATGTGCGTGAGATTACACGCAAGATCAATGAGCAAATCAACTCTGTTCGTCGAGAGCTGCAAAATCTTTTGAATATTGGCATCGTGCAGTCGGTTAATCAATCAAATCGCCTATACTATGAGGTTGATCCTAGCTTTAAGTTTCATAATGAACTCATGTCGATGTTCCAAAAGATCCCTGCCAAGTCTAAAGAGATGAAAGAAACTAAAGAAGAAGACCAGATCCTCAAAAAAGTTCAGAAAGCAGGTAATGTAAAGCTTCTCTTCCTATCGGGGGCATTCGTGCGAGGGAGTATGCAGAGCGTGGACATGTTTATAGTTGGAGATATGAATAAAGCACGCCTGGCTCAGATTATCGAATCTCTCGAGCAATCTATGAATCGTGAACTGAACTATGCGGCGCTGAGGGTTGAAGATTTTGACTATCGACGCAACCTCAACGATCGCTTCGTACTTGATATGCTTGATGCACGTAAGATCGTACTGAAAGATGACCTAGGTATCTTTGCTAGTCAGAAGACCGAAGGAGCAACATCATCACAGGAGCAAGGTGCCTCTATTCCACCGGTAACAGTTAATGTGTCGGCTCCCAACTCAGAGATCACAACCGAAGAGGCAATGCGTCTCGCTAAATAAACGATGTAATAAATACATCATACATAGTGTAGTCTATATTCTGCATCCCTGATCTGATATACTCCTAGAAGCAAAAAGGAGTGGAGATGGAAATTAAGCGCATAGATGCTCGGCATATTGAATTGACCCTAGGCCGTAAGGCGGTAGCCATAGGACCAGAAGGCGGACGGTCAGGCGATGTAGTGCTGTATACGCAGATTCCAAAGCAAGATGTTGCAATGCGGCCAGGAGTATTCTTTGAGCCTGGTGAATACGAGGTTCAGGGCATTATGGTGGATGGCGTGAAGTCTGATGATGGCCTGGTGTCTTATCATATCGTGCAGGACGGCATCATGATCGCTGCGGTTGCCTTACGGACCGTTGCTGCGCTAACAGATGAGGTGATCGAGTACCTGCAGCCTTCGCAGGTATTGTGCATTTGGCTTGAAGAAGGCAAAGCGAGTGATCTGGCAGACCTCTTGGCCAAGCTAGAGGCCTCTATTGTGGTACCAGTAGGATTGCCTTTTGAGTCTGGCGAGCTCGAAGCAGTTGTCAAAATGCCCCAAGAATCAACTGAGCAGATTAAGATATCATCAAAAGATATATCATTTGATCAGCCCAAACTCTATATATTGCAGTAGAACCTAATGTGATACTAGAAAAGCCCCTTATGGGGCTTTTCTAGTTAAGTGGAAATGGCTGGAGGCTACTTGGTAGTGAGTTCGGTCTTAGCGAGGTTGCGTTCGTGCTTTCGCAAGCTGCGAATCGTAGATGCAGCGAGTTGTACACGAACCTTCTGTCCATTTATGATCAGAGTTTTCTTCTGTAGATTTGGACGCCAAACCTTAGGCGTATGTCGCATCGAGTGGCTGACATTGCGCCCGAAAAGCTTTCCCTTACCTGTAATATCACATTTACTTGCCATGGATTTTTCCTAACCAAGAGAGTATAGCAGGTTCGGCCAAAAACTGCAACCCATATAGATATGTCAGCGCAGTCCTCTTGAATCGGGTATACTGGCATATATGGATCTTATCGAAATTGTTCGACTGCTATTTATATATGTTATCGCTATCACGATACATGAGTTTAGTCATGCGTGGGCAGGGTATAAGCTAGGAGACCCTACAGCACGTATTCAGGGGCGATTGACTCTGAACCCAGCTGCGCACATTGATCCTCTGACCACACTCGCACTACCATTTATGTTGCTCTTGATGGGGAGTCCGATTATCTTTGGAGCTGCCCGACCAGTGCCATTTAACCCATATATGGTGCGATATGGTCGCAAGGGGGCTGCACTCATAGCAATCGCTGGACCGGCTAGCAATCTGATATTGGCTGCAGGTGTGGCGCTAGTAGTGCGGTTCGTGCCTTTGCTCGCCGAATTTGGCGGTGGCTTACTAATAAATATGTTAGTTATCAATATCGCATTAGCACTCTTCAATCTCATACCAATTCCGCCGCTTGATGGGTCGCGTGTGGTCTATGCCTTTGCACCAACTCGTGTGATGGAGGCGATGGAGCAATTTGAGCGTACGGGTCCAATTGCTCTGATGATTATTTTCTTCCTGGTCTATCCATTAATATCCGGTCCGCTGGCTGCTGCCGTCACTTCAGTTACGCGGTTGCTTCTAGGCATTTAAACGGGTGAGGGTCAGCTCTGATATAATGGCTGTAGACTCCGCAAGCGCACGATAAAGAACTCATGTATCTTTTCTGCTTACGTATTGAAACGGGAGCTTTAGATTGCTAACCTGATGACTTGCTCTCGGGCTTATGCTGCGAGCACCCACCTGGTTTGTTGCCAGGGAAGATACCGTTCTCGACGCTTGGGGAGTTTTTGATTTATAGTCCGAAATGCCTACGCCAGGTGGAGGGTTTGGATATGGTGTCGGCACGTAAGAAATCTATATATTGTGCGACCTTGTAATAGTTGGCTATCTGGTGGACTGCCCTTGATGTGTCATATGGGTAGATCCAGAGGGCAGGAGCATAACGTCGAAAGCCGATACGTTTGAGCTCAATAATAAATTGGTTACGTGCAATTTTTTTAGATTCAGGTATCTGGTAGGTGACAAAGTGCCAGCGCTGGTTCCAGGTAGCAGGACGTTTGGCGGCGGCAATGCGATAGTGAGATAGTTGTAGCTTTTGCTTGCCGGCTACGGTGAGTCGATAGATACGTTCGGATTCGATAGAGCCAAGAGTAATGTCGCCTTGTTTTACGAGTAGAGCTAGGGTGTCCTTGATGCGCGCGCGGGGAGCACGGTCTGACCCCCAGCTGAATAGCTCGAGGAGGCCACGGTCTTTAAGTAACTGCGACTCGGTAGTAACATCACTATTCCCGATCTTGGCGAGAAGGGTATGGGACTTATTGGGCTGCTTGATTTTCATGCTTAAGCACTATTATTATGTATATATCTAGGCCGGTCAAGTGGCGCGTCAGATCATGAAAGCTGGTACAATGGGGACAACAGGAAATTAACGGGGTGTGGCGCAGGTGGCTAGCGCGTACGGCTGGGGGCCGTGAGGTCGCAGGTTCAAGTCCTGTCACCCCGACCACGATTACTGAGAGGAGGTACATGGATCTTCAGGGAGAAAAGTGTGGAGTATTTGGAGTATATGCACCTGGAGAAGATGTTGCTCGACTGACGTATTATGGGCTCTCTGCCTTGCAGCATCGCGGACAAGAGAGTTCGGGGATTGTGACGACTGATGGCGATCGCTTTTATACCCATAAAAAGCCTGGCCTTGTTGCACAAGTATTTAATGATGAAGCCCTTTCTACGCTCAAGGGCTTCGCAGCCATCGGGCATAACCGATACGCTACATCAGGGGGTAAGCATGATGCACATGCGCAACCTGTGCTGCGCGGTGATGACGTGATAGCTTTGGCGCATAATGGGAATTTGCCCTCTACTACTGAGCTCGAGAAGTTCTTGCGATCAAAGAAACTCCTGAAGCAGGGCAGTAATGACACTGAGATGATGGCCGACGTGATCAGATATTGGCGTTATCATGGCAAGAACCCAGTCGAAGCGCTGCAGCTTGCTTGGCCACTGTTTACAGGGGCTTTTTCATGTCTGATGTTAAGCCAGCATCGCTTGATAGCCTTTCGCGATAGTCGTGGCATACGCCCACTGTCGATTGGCCGATTGCCGGGTGGAGGATATGTGATCGCCTCTGAAACGTGCGCCTTTGATATCATTGGGGCTTCGTATGAGCGTGACGTGCGGCCTGGTGAATTGATTGAAATAAAAAACGGTGAGTTGCAATCGATCCAGATCGAGGAGCCGGATGAAAGGCTCGAAGTATTTGAATATATTTACTTCGCTCGACCCGATAGCTTACTCCAGGGGCAACGGGTGAATGAAGTGCGCCGTCGCTTGGGCGTGAAGCTGGCACAGGAACAGCCAGTACGCGCCGATGTAGTTATACCGGTCCCTGATTCCGCTATACCGGCTGCGCTTGGGTTCGCTCAGGAATCATGTATCGAATTCGACCACGGACTTATCAAGAATCGCTATATTCACCGCACGTTTATTACGCCTGATCAGACCCTGCGAGAGCGAGCAGTTGCCATGAAGCTCAACCCCCTTCCAGAGGTCGTTGCCGGCAAGAATGTGGTATTGATTGATGATTCTATTGTGCGCGGTACAACTACGAAGCAGATCATCGCGCTTGTGCGAGCTGCCGGAGCAAAGACCGTGCATGTGCGTGTCAGCTCGCCCCCAGTGCTGTATCCAGACTTCTATGGTATAGATACCCCAGATCAATCAAAATTGATTGCTTCGGAGCTTCGTGCGACGCGCAAAGTCGGAGCAGCAATTGGGGCTGATAGTTTGGGGTATTTATCAGTTGAAGGTATGCTTGAGGCGATTGATCGTCCTAAGGATTCGTTGTGTTTAGCATGCTTTACGGGAGAATATCCAATTGATCTTCGCGAGCGCACCGACGAAGTGCAGATGATTGATTCCAAGCAGCCGGTAAATGCGGTAGCATAGTACGAGTATGGCAAGCATTTTTACTAAGATTCGACAGCACGAGATACCGGGTGAGATTATTTATCAGGACTCAACGGTCTTTATTATTCTGACGATTCGACCGCATACCTCGGGGCATAGCCTGGTGATACCTGTCGCGGAAGAGCCTGATTTTCAAGAGCTTCCAGAGGATCAATACACACGCCTTATGGCAGTAACTCGACAATATGCTCAGGCGCTTCGAGCAATTTATCAGTCACCAAAGGTTGCACTGGTTGCGATGGGTCTGGAGGTGGCGCATACGCACTTGCACGTATTTCCTCTGTATACCGAGGACGATATAAACATCTCTCGAGCACACACAGTGAGCTCAGAAGAATTAAAAGAAGAAGCTGATAAGATACGGTCATATCTCAAGGAGCATCCAATACAGTGATCGCAATTGCAATATTGCTAGGTTTAGTACAGGCGCTTACTGAATTTCTGCCGATATCGTCAAGCGCACATCTCCTGATCATTCCGTGGCTGTTCAATTTTCCAGGCCTGGGCCTGGCATTTGATGCATCCTTACATATCGGGACGTCGACCGCATTGATCTGGTATTTTTGGAGTGACTTCGTAAAGATCGTGCGTGAACGAGGTGAGTTACCTTGGATGATCTTGATTGCATCTATTCCCGGTGGGGTGGTTGGATTTTTTGGCGAGAAGATCATAGACCAGGTCTTTCACGAAGGGTCAGCTGCAATATTGATATCCGCAATCGGTATCTTGGTCGCCACAACGGTAATCTGGGTTATTGATCGGAATGCCCGAGAACGCAAGACGTTTGAGCAACTCGTACGCCGTGATGCGATGTTCATTGGTATTGGTCAGGCACTTGCCTTAATCCCCGGCGTATCTCGATCTGGCGCCACCATTGCTGCGGGTCTTGCAGTGGGGCTCAAGCGCGAAGAGGCAGCACGATTTAGCTTCTTGATCGGTACTCCTATGGCGCTGGGCGCGGGCCTATATAAGATGCTCGGCATCGTACAGTCTCAGCCAACGGGCATGGAGCTAGCTCAGATGGGCGTGGGCATACTGGTGTCTGCGCTGGGTGGTTTCATTGTTATCCGTTGGCTGCTAGCATACCTTAAGCATCATGACCTGAGAGTGTTCTTGCTCTATCGTGCGGTGTTTGCAGTACTTGTGCTAATCGTGTTGTGGCAGAGGTGGTAGGAAGATGGTAGCGCGCATTCACTGTGATGGTGGCTCTCGCGGTAATCCGGGTCCTGCCGCCGCCGGCTCAGTCCTACTTGATGATCAAGGGCAAGTCATTGACACCCTGAGCGAGTATATGGGCATCGCAACCAATAATCTGGCAGAGTACCAGGCTGTGTTGCTTGGGATAGAGCTGATGCGCAAGCATCAATTAGCCGAAGCCAACTTCTACCTCGATAGCCAGCTCGTTGTAAGGCAGTTAGAGGGCCAGTATAAGGTCAAGCACCCAGACATGCAGCGACAGTATGCGGCCGTACAAGAGGCCTTACGGGGCCTAACGGTTCGCTTCCATCACGTCCTGCGCGAGCACAATAAGGATGCTGATGCAGCAGTGAATGCCTGCTTGGACGCGCATAGTGATAACTAGACAAATATAGATTAATATAGTAAAATAATGTAGCAAGCAAGTAGGCAGCCGCCCAATATTTTGGGAGGAAAGTCCGAACAGCTCGAGTGCATGGTGGTCGCTAACGGCGACCCGGGGTAACCCGAGGGATAGTGCCACAGAAACGATACCGCCGACTCTATGTCGGTAAGGGTGAAACGAGTGCGGCAAGAGCGCACAGTGCTGTATGGTGACATACGGTAATGGTAAACCCCACCTGCTGCAAGGCTTATGGATCCTTGATTCTTCGTGAATCAGAGCGCACTCGCTCTTTAAATGGATACGTCGCACGATCGTAGGCGAACTACGACGCTGGCCGATCTACGATCGGTCAGAGAGAGATGGCTGCCCATCACGAGATAGGCTCGTTGATGACAGAATTCGGCTTATCGCTTGCTTGTCCGCATAAGAACTCATGCTCAGTGAGTCTTTATGCAGGGTCATCAGGTTGGTACAATAGATACAGATGCGCAAACGTAGCGAACTATTATTTAACTTGCTTCTGATACCGCTCGATGCGGGGGCTTTGATTGCAAGCTGGGTGCTTGCATATATCATTCGCGTTGAATATACGCTCAAGCCTACGGTCTACAATATCCCTGGCTATGACTATCTCGGCGCTATGGTAGCGCTTGTGCCTGTTAGTGTAGCGCTATTTGCTGTGGTTGGTTTATATAGCTTCGACTCGACTCGTAGTCGATGGGTCGAATACGGAAAAGTTGTTGCGGCTGTTTCTGCGAGCACGATGTTCTTAATTATCGTAGACTTTTTTACAACAAAGCCACTTTTCCCATCTAAGGCGGTCGTGATATATGGCCTCGTCATTTCTCTCTTGTCGGTGATTGTAGTACGATTTGTACTCAATAGCTTTCAGCGATGGCTGTTTCGCTTTGGTATAGGGCGACGGCGAGTAGTAGTCATTGGCTCTGGTGAGATGGCAGACAATCTTACCTATGCCTATCAAAAGCAACGAGGCTATGTGCTGGCTGGGATCATCCCGCATGCAAAGTCAGAATATACAAAGTTAGAAGCTTTGTTGAAGCAGAGATTAGTCGATGAGGTCGTACTTGCGGAATACGATGTTTCGGCTGAGAAACAACTTCAGTACATCACGCTAACTCATGAGCATCATGTTGGATATAAGTTTGTGCCGACTATAGCTGGGCTCTTCCAGACGCGATCGCAGTCGGAGTTAGTTGCTGAGCTTCCATTGATTGAGGTCGTGCGCACACCACTTGATGGGTGGTGGCGAATTTATAAGGCAATACTTGATTATTGTATGGCAATTGTCGTGACACTAATATTGACTCCGATTATGCTTGCGATAGCGCTAGTTATCAAGTTAACGGACAGGGGGCCGGTGTTTTATCGACATGAACGGATTGGGCGTGATGGTAAGAAAATTCAAGTTTGGAAATTTCGTAGTATGTATACGAAATTCTCGACAGGTGCTGGCTACTCTGGAAAGAGCGACAAAGAAATTCTCGAGCAGCTTGGGAGCAAGAAGTTGGCCGCTGAATTCGCCAAAGAACAGAAACTTAAAGATGACCCACGAGTAACGCCAATCGGTAAGTTCTTGCGCAAGACGAGCCTGGATGAGCTCCCGCAAATTATCAATGTTCTTCGAGGCGAACTCAGTATCATTGGTCCTCGTCCGGTAGTTGAAGCCGAGCTGAAGCGGTACGGAGATAAGCGTGCAACATTCTTGCTCATTAAGCCGGGGATTACAGGCCTCTGGCAGGTATCTGGTAGAAATGACATCTCGTACGAAAATCGCGTGAAGCTTGATGTATACTACGTCGAACACTGGAGTGCTTGGCAAGATATTCGGATTCTCTTTCGCACTGTTTTGGTGATCTTCGGGCGAAAAGGATATTAGGGCGCGTGCGTATCGCCATTGTACATGATTGGCTAACAAACTTAGGTGGCGCCGAGCGGGTTGTAGCTGCAATGCTAGAAGCGTACCCCCAGGCAGACCTCTATACAAGTGTCTATAATCCAGAGCGCTTAAAGCTCTTTCGGGATAAGAGGGTGCATACAACCTTTCTTCAAAACATACCTCTTGCAAAGCAGAAGCATCAGCTTTTTTCGGGTATGAGGCGACTAGCCTTTGAGCAGCTCGATATCAAAGGATATGATGTTGTAATTTCTTCTACGACAGCTGAAGCCAAAGGAATTATTACTGATGAGCGGACCCTTCATATATCTTACATAAATACGCCCACCCGATATCTATGGAGCCACTATGCAGAGTATCTGGCGCATCCTGGTTTTGGGGTGCTTGATCCGCTCGCTCGCTGGCAGTTGCGACGTACGGTCCAGAAAGCTAGAAAATGGGACTTTGCGGCAGCACAGAGGCCAGACGTCTTACTCGCTAACTCAAAGCATGTACAGAAAAGGATACAGAAATACTACCAGCGCGATAGTCAGGTAGTTTACCCTGTTGTAGATGTCGAACGCTTTATGAAGCGACGGCATCCTCGGCCACGACATGTGCCAGATCGCTATATGTTAGCGGTCAGCCGTTTAGTGCCATATAAGCGTATCGATATCGCTGTGCAGGCATGTGAGCAGGCCGGCTATCCGCTTATTGTTATTGGTGCTGGCCCGCAACTCAAGAGCCTGAGAAAGATAGCTGGTCCACAGACGCAATTCCTTGGAGAGGTGAAGGATAGCTTGGTTGAAGCGTACCTCCAGCATGCTAGTGCCTTCCTGTTTCCGGGCGAAGAAGATTTTGGGATCACGCCGGTCGAGTCATTGGCCTCTGGGACGCCAGTGATTGCATATAGGCGAGGAGGGGCTACCGAGACTGTTGCGGATAGCGTTGGCGTATTAGTGCGACAGCAAAGTGTGGCCGCATTTGTGCGGGCGATTCAAGAGTACGACGCGACTTGTTATGATGCGGATATATTGCAACTACGTGCTCAGGAGTTTTCAAGAGAGCGGTTTATTGCAGAGCTACAGCGAGTGGTTAGGGCGAGCCTCGAAAGTGTTGGCTAATATAAAACGATTTGCTTTACCTATATTGATTATTTGTTTTTTTGGGCTGGTTGCCGCCTTGTCACCGCTTAAAGGGTTGTTGATTAGCCGAAATACTGATGATAAAACCACAACATTTATTCGTGCTATACTTGGTGACAAGGTTAAGCCAAAAACGACCTTACTGCTATTTGCAAATAATAACGCCTTGAGGGTTGGCGGGGGATTTGTAGGGACTATTGGAGTGCTGCGAGGAGATGGCGATAATATAGCAATTAGGGAGATCCGCAGCGTATATTATTATGATCATCGTCTGGACGATAAGGTGGGTTTTGTAGTGGCGCCAAATTACATGGGGCGTTTTACAGACTCGCTACGAATCGCCGATAGTCTAAGTGAGCCAATAACTTCACTAAACCTGCAAAGGGCGCACGATGTATACTCCCGGGTTTCTGGTGAAAAAATCGATAATGTTGTAGAAATAACACCAGATCTACTAAAGAGTATATTGGATATCACTGGACCGATTGAGCTGCGAGAGTACAATCTTACAGTCGATTCTACGAATGTATTGAAAACCATACAGCTGGAAGTTGAATCAGGGAAAGATCGTGTTATCGGAAAGGACCCAAAAAGTGTGTTATCTGTATTAGCGAACGAGATAATCCAGAGAATTCCTCAGTTATCGTTGCGCGATACAGGAAGGTACTATAGCCTCCTAGGGCGTGTTTCTGCAGGTGAACAAGCACGAGCTTTACTCAATATCAGTGATCCGAGCAGGTTAGTGGTTACTAATTCTAGAGAGGAGTATATCGGTGCGAAAAATGCCCTGCTCATAACCAGCTCGAATTTAGATGCAGGTAAAGCAAGTATGAGCATTAAGCAAAATATATCCCTTGACTACTATATTGGTAGCGATGGCAAGGATAGATATTCATTAGATATCACTCGTACGCATACTGCGAGTGAGAAACTATCATATGTCGACCCTAGAACGGGCGGGGGGAACGATATAATTGGTACCGATATCTCAGCCATACAGGTATATTTGCCTCTTGGCGCACGACCAGTAGATGACAATGAGGCGCCAATAGTGCTAGAGAGTACAAACAGATGGGTGAAATATACCGAGGAGATGCAGCTAGGGCTACAAGAGACTAAAAATATTTCATTCACCTATACCTTGCAGCGCAGAGAAGAGATCAGTGGGCGTATATCGGGCAGTCAGTGGGTCCTCTATCAGTTTGGTGCTTCACCACAGCGCGTTAAGGTGCGAATTCATGCACCTGCTGGGTATGTTGTTGCTGATCTGCCTAGTAATGCAACGACTGTTGATAATCGAATCATCCAGTTTGACATATTCCAGGAACAACAGGATCTCGAGTTGAAGTATGATTTTAGATCGGAAGCGGAGTAGAGTTTTGCTACGTTTATTTCGCGAGTTTGACGAGTGCTTTGATGGCCTGTGGTTGCTTCACGGCAAGCTCAGCAAGCATCTTACGATTGAGTTTGATGTCTTTTTTGGTTAGGCCAGAAATGAATGTGCTATAGCTGAGTCCGTGTGGTCGTACGGCTGCATTGATTCGTGTCACCCAGAGTGAACGGAAATCGCGCTTACGATTACGGCGATCACGGTAGCTGTAGCTAAGTGCCTTCAAGACTGCTTCGTGGCCTTTGCGGTATGATGCGCGGCGTGTATGGCCCATGCCCTTAGTGAGGGCGAGGATCTTCTTATGGCGACGTCGGGCAGTAACAGATCGTTTTACACGCATTATGAGGCTCCCAGCATTCGCTTAACGGTCTTTGTTTCGCTTGCGCTCACGGCATGGGATTTGGTGTATCCGCGCTTTCGATCAGCTGGCTTACCACTCAACTTGTGTGCACGGGTAGCTCGGCGACGCAGTAGCGCACCTGATCCTGTAATCTTGAACCGCTTGCTAGCAGTCTTGTTGGTCTTTACCTTTGGCATCTTGTTTCCTTACTACTAATACAGCTGATAATTCGCGCCCATTCAGCGCGGCAGCCTGTTCGATTGTTGCTATCTCGGAGAGACGATCGCAGAACTTATCGAGTACCATACGACCAAGTTCCGGATGTGTA from bacterium encodes:
- a CDS encoding glutamine amidotransferase yields the protein MKPLQKVHIIYLFPREMNTYGDRGNVLCLQKRLEWRGIKVEVIEFHPGDRVPKHSDLIFMGGGQDSGQRIVEQSMLQLAGWLKDQVEADTPALMICGAYQLLGRYFETHEGNHIQGVDIFDAHTVAGDKRLIGNVRVQTEQFGELIGFENHSGKTYLGPTAQALGRTRRGSGNNGSDRTEGIVHRNFVGTYLHGPILPKNPQLADWLISRAANMSHTELAQFEDSFVVQARAIAARRPR
- the rpmB gene encoding 50S ribosomal protein L28, with translation MASKCDITGKGKLFGRNVSHSMRHTPKVWRPNLQKKTLIINGQKVRVQLAASTIRSLRKHERNLAKTELTTK
- a CDS encoding site-2 protease family protein yields the protein MDLIEIVRLLFIYVIAITIHEFSHAWAGYKLGDPTARIQGRLTLNPAAHIDPLTTLALPFMLLLMGSPIIFGAARPVPFNPYMVRYGRKGAALIAIAGPASNLILAAGVALVVRFVPLLAEFGGGLLINMLVINIALALFNLIPIPPLDGSRVVYAFAPTRVMEAMEQFERTGPIALMIIFFLVYPLISGPLAAAVTSVTRLLLGI
- the purF gene encoding amidophosphoribosyltransferase; this encodes MDLQGEKCGVFGVYAPGEDVARLTYYGLSALQHRGQESSGIVTTDGDRFYTHKKPGLVAQVFNDEALSTLKGFAAIGHNRYATSGGKHDAHAQPVLRGDDVIALAHNGNLPSTTELEKFLRSKKLLKQGSNDTEMMADVIRYWRYHGKNPVEALQLAWPLFTGAFSCLMLSQHRLIAFRDSRGIRPLSIGRLPGGGYVIASETCAFDIIGASYERDVRPGELIEIKNGELQSIQIEEPDERLEVFEYIYFARPDSLLQGQRVNEVRRRLGVKLAQEQPVRADVVIPVPDSAIPAALGFAQESCIEFDHGLIKNRYIHRTFITPDQTLRERAVAMKLNPLPEVVAGKNVVLIDDSIVRGTTTKQIIALVRAAGAKTVHVRVSSPPVLYPDFYGIDTPDQSKLIASELRATRKVGAAIGADSLGYLSVEGMLEAIDRPKDSLCLACFTGEYPIDLRERTDEVQMIDSKQPVNAVA
- a CDS encoding HIT family protein — its product is MASIFTKIRQHEIPGEIIYQDSTVFIILTIRPHTSGHSLVIPVAEEPDFQELPEDQYTRLMAVTRQYAQALRAIYQSPKVALVAMGLEVAHTHLHVFPLYTEDDINISRAHTVSSEELKEEADKIRSYLKEHPIQ
- a CDS encoding undecaprenyl-diphosphate phosphatase, which gives rise to MIAIAILLGLVQALTEFLPISSSAHLLIIPWLFNFPGLGLAFDASLHIGTSTALIWYFWSDFVKIVRERGELPWMILIASIPGGVVGFFGEKIIDQVFHEGSAAILISAIGILVATTVIWVIDRNARERKTFEQLVRRDAMFIGIGQALALIPGVSRSGATIAAGLAVGLKREEAARFSFLIGTPMALGAGLYKMLGIVQSQPTGMELAQMGVGILVSALGGFIVIRWLLAYLKHHDLRVFLLYRAVFAVLVLIVLWQRW
- a CDS encoding ribonuclease HI family protein, with protein sequence MVARIHCDGGSRGNPGPAAAGSVLLDDQGQVIDTLSEYMGIATNNLAEYQAVLLGIELMRKHQLAEANFYLDSQLVVRQLEGQYKVKHPDMQRQYAAVQEALRGLTVRFHHVLREHNKDADAAVNACLDAHSDN
- a CDS encoding sugar transferase, producing the protein MRKRSELLFNLLLIPLDAGALIASWVLAYIIRVEYTLKPTVYNIPGYDYLGAMVALVPVSVALFAVVGLYSFDSTRSRWVEYGKVVAAVSASTMFLIIVDFFTTKPLFPSKAVVIYGLVISLLSVIVVRFVLNSFQRWLFRFGIGRRRVVVIGSGEMADNLTYAYQKQRGYVLAGIIPHAKSEYTKLEALLKQRLVDEVVLAEYDVSAEKQLQYITLTHEHHVGYKFVPTIAGLFQTRSQSELVAELPLIEVVRTPLDGWWRIYKAILDYCMAIVVTLILTPIMLAIALVIKLTDRGPVFYRHERIGRDGKKIQVWKFRSMYTKFSTGAGYSGKSDKEILEQLGSKKLAAEFAKEQKLKDDPRVTPIGKFLRKTSLDELPQIINVLRGELSIIGPRPVVEAELKRYGDKRATFLLIKPGITGLWQVSGRNDISYENRVKLDVYYVEHWSAWQDIRILFRTVLVIFGRKGY
- a CDS encoding glycosyltransferase, coding for MRIAIVHDWLTNLGGAERVVAAMLEAYPQADLYTSVYNPERLKLFRDKRVHTTFLQNIPLAKQKHQLFSGMRRLAFEQLDIKGYDVVISSTTAEAKGIITDERTLHISYINTPTRYLWSHYAEYLAHPGFGVLDPLARWQLRRTVQKARKWDFAAAQRPDVLLANSKHVQKRIQKYYQRDSQVVYPVVDVERFMKRRHPRPRHVPDRYMLAVSRLVPYKRIDIAVQACEQAGYPLIVIGAGPQLKSLRKIAGPQTQFLGEVKDSLVEAYLQHASAFLFPGEEDFGITPVESLASGTPVIAYRRGGATETVADSVGVLVRQQSVAAFVRAIQEYDATCYDADILQLRAQEFSRERFIAELQRVVRASLESVG
- a CDS encoding DUF4012 domain-containing protein, producing MSPLKGLLISRNTDDKTTTFIRAILGDKVKPKTTLLLFANNNALRVGGGFVGTIGVLRGDGDNIAIREIRSVYYYDHRLDDKVGFVVAPNYMGRFTDSLRIADSLSEPITSLNLQRAHDVYSRVSGEKIDNVVEITPDLLKSILDITGPIELREYNLTVDSTNVLKTIQLEVESGKDRVIGKDPKSVLSVLANEIIQRIPQLSLRDTGRYYSLLGRVSAGEQARALLNISDPSRLVVTNSREEYIGAKNALLITSSNLDAGKASMSIKQNISLDYYIGSDGKDRYSLDITRTHTASEKLSYVDPRTGGGNDIIGTDISAIQVYLPLGARPVDDNEAPIVLESTNRWVKYTEEMQLGLQETKNISFTYTLQRREEISGRISGSQWVLYQFGASPQRVKVRIHAPAGYVVADLPSNATTVDNRIIQFDIFQEQQDLELKYDFRSEAE
- the rplT gene encoding 50S ribosomal protein L20, which gives rise to MMRVKRSVTARRRHKKILALTKGMGHTRRASYRKGHEAVLKALSYSYRDRRNRKRDFRSLWVTRINAAVRPHGLSYSTFISGLTKKDIKLNRKMLAELAVKQPQAIKALVKLAK
- the rpmI gene encoding 50S ribosomal protein L35, which produces MPKVKTNKTASKRFKITGSGALLRRRATRAHKLSGKPADRKRGYTKSHAVSASETKTVKRMLGAS